In Microbulbifer sp. THAF38, the sequence ATACGACCGGACTCCACCATCAGGAAGTAACCCTTATCGTTTTGCTGGAGCATCTCGATGCCCTTGGCAGTCATCTCACTCAGGGAAGGCTCGCCGCCAACATCGTTGCCACGATCGGCCTCATATCGCATATGAGAGGAGTTAAACAACGCCAATAGCTTGTCGGTGTTATTCACATCCAGCTGGTCAAATCCGGCTTTGTCTTCCGCGTAGTGCGCGGTGGTTACGCCATCGTTGTAACGAGTTTTCCAAGCCTCAATCAGGTTGCGGCCATCGGTACGCAAGCCAGCCTTGCCTTCCGTATCGGTGAAGTCCTCTGGCAGGAAGTTGCGACGGCCACCGCCCATTACCACGTCGATACCATCGCCGGCCTCCAATTCAACCAGGTGGGTAGCGATATCGCGACAGCCGTCCGGAGCGGTGTATTCCCAATTGCGTTCGGGCACCTTGGCATATGTGGCAGCGGGCGTGGCGTGGGTGATGCGCGCGGTGCTGATAATACCGGTGCTCTTGCCCAGTTCCTCGGCCAGTTCCAGGGAGGTGGTCAGGGGGCGTTCGAGGCTGGCGGCGCAGTCGCCGCGTGCCACATCTTCGGCCACGCTCAGGATACCCGCCTTGGTTTTCACTCCGGTAACCAGAGCGGTCATGGTGCCAGCGGAATCCGGGGTCTGCTGGTTGGTGTTGTAAGTTTTTACCAAGCCGGCAAAGGGCATCTTTTCGAAGCTAAGCTGATATTCCTCGCCATCGAGGCCCAGTTTTTGGCCTGCGAAGATGCGCGCAGCGGTGACGGTGGATATACCCATGCCATCACCTACAAACAAGATAATGTTTTTCGCGGCACCCGGCGTATTGTTAATTTTCTCTGCGCTCGCCGCAGCTACCGCTTTCTGGCCATCTTCGAACCAGCTACTTTCACTTTGGGTTGAGGAAAGGCCCAAGTAATTCTGCTGCTGCGGTGTTTCAGTAGCATCCGGCACTTCGGCAACATTGTCGGAGCTGGATTTGTCGTCGCTACAGGCGCTGGCCAGTACGGCAACGGAAAAGGCCAGCAGGGTCTTTTTAAACTGTTTCATGGTCAATACCCCCAATTATTCTTCTGACAGCGACAGGTCGGTCGCGGCAGTCATTATGTGGAAAACCGCATTCTGTTCCAGATGTCCCTGCACTTTTTCAGCACCGGCGCCGATCGCGTGCAGGCTGATATCCTCTCCTCCGTGGCTCTCGCCACCCAGGGCAACCAGGGATTCCTGGTGGAAGCCGGGCATCTCGGTATCCACATGCGTCAAATCATGGCGGCCGGCGGCGATATCATAGTCATCGCGCTTGTCAGCGTCGGTTTCAGTACCCAAATCGGCAAAGCCACGGCCATTGGTG encodes:
- a CDS encoding alkaline phosphatase; the protein is MKQFKKTLLAFSVAVLASACSDDKSSSDNVAEVPDATETPQQQNYLGLSSTQSESSWFEDGQKAVAAASAEKINNTPGAAKNIILFVGDGMGISTVTAARIFAGQKLGLDGEEYQLSFEKMPFAGLVKTYNTNQQTPDSAGTMTALVTGVKTKAGILSVAEDVARGDCAASLERPLTTSLELAEELGKSTGIISTARITHATPAATYAKVPERNWEYTAPDGCRDIATHLVELEAGDGIDVVMGGGRRNFLPEDFTDTEGKAGLRTDGRNLIEAWKTRYNDGVTTAHYAEDKAGFDQLDVNNTDKLLALFNSSHMRYEADRGNDVGGEPSLSEMTAKGIEMLQQNDKGYFLMVESGRIDHGHHANNAYNALSDAEEFAKAVQVALDNTSAEDTLIVVTADHSHVMTIAGGTTRGNPILGKVVKNDKTGVAEEMPKLDKTGLPYTTLNYANGRGFAHYGDNTDADDRYDHDIVQGRQDLTDVDTTAPGFHQEVLVPLSGETHGGEDVGVWARGPGAHLMSGTNEQNYLFHVMARAGGLLEQSAK